The genomic DNA ACATGAAGTTTTCCTCACGCGTGTGACTGCCCCGTGACCTTTCAGACCCCAAAGTCACTCCCCGGCGGGGGCAGCCGGCCGCGCGCCAGCGCCTCGCCGGCCTCGCGCCGGAGCTGTTCACATTCGAGTCACATTTTCGCCCCAGTCCGAGGGGCGCCCTGACATTTGACCGTCCTGGACGCCCCGTTTCGCTGTCAGAGTGCTGTCAGAACGCGCCCGGCGGCCTGCGTCAGCCCATGCCCTTGAGGTTCGTGACCACGTCCGCGATGGCCTGCTGCGCGCTGCCGTACAGCATGGAGGTGTTCTCGCGGTAGAACAGCTCGTTCTCGATGCCGCTGTAGCCGGCGCCCTTGCCGCGCTTGACCACGATCACCTGGGCGGCGCGGTCGGCGTCCAGGATCGGCATGCCGTAGATCGGACTGGCCTTGTCGTGCCGCGCGACCGGATTCACCACGTCGTTCGCGCCGATCACCAGCGCCACGTCCGTCAGCGGGAAATCCGCGTTGATCTCCTCCAGGTCGAAGATCTTGTCGTAGGGCACACCTGCCTCGGCCAGCAGCACGTTCATGTGGCCGGGCATGCGCCCCGCGACCGGGTGGATGGCGAAGCGGACGTCCACCCCGGCGCCTTCCAGCAGCTTGGCCATCTCCTGCACCTTGTGCTGCGCGCCCGCGACCGCCATGCCGTAGCCCGGCACCACGACCACCCGCTGCGCGTAGCGCATCATCGCGGCGGCGTCCAGCGCGCTCAGTTCGCGCATGGTGCCGGCCACGCCGCTCCCGCCGCCCTGCGCCTCGCCGGTCATCGGCGTGAAGATGATGTTCGAGATCGGCCGGTTCATGGCCCGCGCCATCAGCTGCGTGAGCAGCGTGCCGGACGCGCCCACCACGATCCCCGCGATGATCAGGGCCGGGATGCCCAGCACGTAGCCCTCGAAGCCCACCGCGAGGCCCGTGAAGGCGTTCAGCAGCGAGATCACGACCGGCATGTCCGCCCCGCCGATGGGCGACGTGAGCACCACGCCCAGCAGCAGCGCCAGCACGTAGAACAGCACCAGCACGGCCGGCGTGCCCCCGGTCGCCACCGTCAGCAGACCCAGCAGGACGACCACGGCGGCCAGCGCGGCGTTCACGGTGTTCTGGGCGGGCAGGCGCCACGCGCGTTTCATCACGCCCTGCAATTTCAGGAACGCGACCACCGAGCCGCTGAACGCCACGGAGCCGATCAGCGAGCCCAGCACTGCCAGCGTGAGCGGCAGGGCGCCGTGCACCTCGCCCCGCGCGAACTCCAGCGCCGCAATCGCCGCCGCCGCGCCGCCGCCCATGCCGTTGTACACCGCGACCATCTGCGGCATGTCGGTCATCTTCACGACGCGGCCCAGGTACCACGCGGCGCCGCCGCCCAGCACGATCGCCAGCAGCATCAGGCCGATGTTCCCCAGGCCCGGTGTCAGGAAGGTCACGATGGTTGCCAGGACCATGCCCACGCCCGCCCACACGATGCCGCGCCGCGCGGTGGCCGGCGACGACATGGCTTTCAGGCCGAGGATGAACAGCGCCGCCACCACGACGTACGTCAGGTCGATGAAGGTCTGCATGCCTACTTCACGCGCTCCGCGCCGGGCATCGCGGGCGCTCCCCGCCGGTCGCTGCGGAACATGGCCAGCATCCGCTCGGTGACCACGTAGCCGCCCGCGGCGTTCGCGGCGCCGAGCAGCACGGCGAAGAAGCCGATGGCCTGCTCCAGCGGCGAGGCCGCATGGCCCAGCGCGACCATCGCGCCGACCAGCACCACGCCGTGCACGAAGTTCGAGCCGGACATCAGGGGCGTGTGCAGGATCACGGGCACGCGCGCGATCACCTCGTAGCCGGTGAAGGCGGCCAGCATGAAGATGTACAGATAGAACAGGTCCATAGGGCATCCTCCGGGATGGAGAGGCGATCAGGCGAGGGCGAGGGCCTGTCGGACACGGTCGTTCACAACGGCCCCCGCGTGCGTCAGGGCGGTGCCAGCGAGCACCTCGTCCTGCCAGTCGAGGCTGAGTTCGCCGTCCCTCACGAACGGAGCCACGAAGTTCAGCAGGTTCTTCGCGTACATCTCCGAGGTGTGCACCGGCATCCGCGACGGCAGGTGGGTCGGCCCCGCCACGCGCACGCCGCCGATCACGACCTCCTGGTCGGCCACGGTGCCCTCGACGTTCCCGCCCGTCTCGGCCGCGAGGTCCACGACCACGGAACCCGGCTTCATGCCCGCGAGCATGGCCGCCGTGACGATCACCGGCGCGCGTCGCCCGGGAATGGCGGCGGTCGTGACGATCACGTCGCTGCCCGCCACGGCCCGCGCGAGTTTTGCGGCCTGCGCGGCCGTCTCGCCCTCGGTCAGTTCGCGCGCGTAGCCGCCGGTGCCCGCCGCCATGATGCCGGTGTCCACGAACTTCGCGCCCAGCGACTCAATCTGCTCGCGCGTCTCGGGCCGCACGTCGTAGGCCTCGACGATGGCGCCCAGCCGCCGGGCGGTCGCAATCGCCTGGAGGCCCGCCACGCCCGCCCCCACCACCAGCGCCCGCGCGGGCCGGATGGTACCCGCCGCGTACGTCAGCATCGGGAAGAACTTCGGTGCCAGGCTGGCCGCGATCAGCGCGCCCTGGTAACCGCTGGCGGCGCCCTGAGAGGACAGCACGTCCATCGACTGCGCCCGCGAGATGCGCGGCAGGAGTTCCATCGCGAACGCCGTGACCTGCCGCTCCTGCAACGTCCGGATGCGCTCCGCACTTGCATACGGCTGGAGCAGGCCGACCAGCACCGTGCCGGGCCTCAGCGTGGCCAGCACCTCGTCCGGCGGCGGCCCCAGCACCCACAGCAGGTCAGCCCGCGCGGCCACCTCGGCGGCCGAGTCCACCCACGTCACGTCCGGGTAGTCGTCCTCCGGGTACGGCGCGCGGGCCGCCGCGCCGCGCTGCATCACGAGCTGCACGCCGAGCCCCGCGAGTTTGCGGGCCACGTCCGGCACGAGGGGCACCCGGCGTTCGGCCGGATCGTCGCTCACCATCACTCCCACCACTGCTGCCATGCGCCTCCCGGTCCAGCCGTTGGTCTCGCCTCGCTGCGTTGTCGGTGCCTTACCCTATCCCGACTCGCCGCCGCGACCCAACTGCACGCCGGCCCTCACTCCGCCCACGCGCGCACCACCTTCAGGGTGTGGCCGTCGGCGTCCACCACGGCCACCAGCGCGCCGCCGTGCGTGACCACGTGCCGGCCCAGCGCCGGATGCGCGGGCCGCTTGCCCTGTCGCAGCTGCTGCGCCGTCAGGGCGTCCACCTCGGTCCGGGGGTACTCCAGCGCGTCCAGATCGCCCAGGCCCGTGGCGTCGGCCACGGCGTCCAGCGGCACGGCAGTGTCCAGACCGTGCCGGCCCACCCGCGTGCGCACCAGGCCCGCGAGGTGCGCGGGCACGCCCAGCGCCGCGCCCAGGTCGCGGGCCAGCGAGCGCAGGTACGTGCCGCTGCCCACCCGCGCGCGGATCAGCAGCGTGGGGTGCTCGCCCAGCGCCGCCGGCAGCGTGAACGTCCGGCCGGTCGCGTCCGGCGCCCAGCCGTCCGGGGTGGGGGAGAAAACCTTCGGTGCGGCCTGCACGCTGGGAAAGACGCCGAGCAGGTCCAGGTCGTGGATCACCACGGAGCGCGCCGGCAGGTCGAGTGCTCCGCCCGCCCGCGCGACCGCGTAGGCCCGCTGCCCGCCGACCTGGATCGCGGAGTACTGCGGCGGTACCTGCTGCTGCGGGCCGGTCAGGGCCGACAGGGCAGCGCGGACCATGTCCGTGTCCAGCTCGGGAACGGGCGCGGTCATGTCCACCGGCCCCTCGGCGTCCAGCGTGACGGTGGACGCGCCCAGGGCCACCCACGCGAGGTAATCCTTGCTGTCGGCCTCCATGAACTGCACGAGTTTGGTGCTGGCGTCCACCGCGAGTACCAGCACCCCGGTCGCCAGCGGGTCGAGGGTGCCGGTGTGGCCCACCCGGCGCGTCCGGCGGGCGCGCCGCACCCGGTCGACCACGTCGTGCGAGGTCAGGTTCAGGGGTTTGTCCACGGCGATGACCGGCATGCGCCCGAGGCTAGCAGAGCGCGGCAGGGCCGCCCGCCCGGGCGCAGGGCCGCACCGTGCGGCTACACTGGGCGGCGTGCTGCGCGCCGTCTTCCTGATCACCGGCCTGGTCTTTGCCCTGACCGGGCTGTACCTGTACTTCCTGCCGCCCACGGTGGCCGCGCTGCTCGGCGTCGCGCCGCTGTGGCTGGCGCGCGTCGCGGGCGGCGTGGTGCTCGCGTGGGGCGCGTCCACGCTGGCCGGCAGCGCCCGCCCCGACGGCCTGCGCACCGGCGCGCTGGTGGGCGGCAACCTGCTGGTCGTGGCGTCGCTGGTCGCGCCGGTCATTGCGGCGGGCAGCGCTCTGCCACCGACCGCGCGACCGCTGCTGCTGGGCATCGCCGCGCTGCTGGGCGTGCTCGCGGCGGCGGCGGTCCTCGCGTACCCCTCCCGGCGGCGCGGCCTGTGAGTGAGCGGCTGCACAAGCGCCTCGCGCGGGCGGGCGTCGCGTCCCGCCGCGCGGCCGAGGCGATGATCACGGCCGGCCGCGTGACCGTGAACGGCGAGGTCGCCACCCTGGGCCAGAGCGTGACCGAGGCCGACGACGTGCGGGTCGACGGCCAGCTCATCGAGACGCAGCGTGCCCCGGCCCGCACGTTCGTGCTGTACAAGCCGGTCGGGTACGTGACCACCGCCAGCGACGAGTACGGCCGGCGCACCGTGCTGGACGCCATGCCGGCCATTCCAGGCCTGCACCCGGTGGGCCGGCTCGACCGGGACTCCGAGGGGCTGCTGATCCTCACCACCGACGGCGACCTCACCCTGACGCTCACGCACCCGCGCTACGGCCATGAGAAGGCCTACCGCGCGTGGACCGGCGGCGACCACGACCCGACCGCTGACGAGCTGGACGCGCTGGTGGACGGCATCACGCTCGCGGACGGGCCGGCCCGCGCGATCAGCGCGTCCCCCGCGAGCGGCGGCGCGTTCATCGTGCTGGGCGAGGGGCGCAAGCGGCAGGTGCGCCGCATGCTCGCCGCCATCGGGCACCCGGTCACGCGGCTGATGCGCTACCGCACCGGCGGCCTGTGGCTGGGCGACCTGGACGTGGGCGAGTACCGCGAACTCGGCCCGGACGACCTGGCCGACCTGATGCGGCCGACCGGTGCGGGCTCGCCCAACTGGGATCGCAACTGGGACCTGATGCGGCGGCGCTGGGGCTAGGCCGCACCTGCTATGCTCCTCCCTTGCGGGGGAATGCACGGCCGCGCCCGGGCGTGAGTCCGGGTGAGGAAAGTCCGGGCACCGCAGGGCAGGATGCCAGCTAACGGCTGGTCGGCGAGTCGAGCGCCCACCCGCGCGCCGCAGCGGGTGGAGAGCGGCGAAGCCGAAGGACAGTGCCACAGAAACCAGACCGCCAGCGTCATGCAGTCCCGGCGCGGACGACGCTGGTCAGGGTGAAACGGTGCGGTAAGAGCGCACCAGATGTCCGGGGAACCGGGCGTGCTGGTAAACCCCATCCGGTGCAAGACCCGACAGTGCGCGAGGGCGGCCCGCCCGTTGACCGCCAGGATGGTCGCTCGAGGCGTCTGGCGACAGGCGTCCCAGAGAGATGGCCGCGCAGCCACGCAAGTGGCGGACAGAACCCGGCTTACAGTTCCCCCGCACCACCCACCCCGGCCGCCCGCCGGGGTCTTTCACGCCCGCCGGGCGTCCAGCGCCGCGATCACGAAGCCCGCGATCAGCAGCGCCCCGCCGATGGGCGTGACCGCGCCCAGCCAGCGCACGCCGCTCAGCGCCAGGACGTACAGGCTGCCGCTGAAGATCACGGCGCCCAGCGTGAGCCACAGCCCGGCGCGCTGCGGGCGGCCGCTGCTGCCCAGCGCGAGCAGCGCCAGCGCGGCGTACATCTGGTAGCGCACGCCGGTCTCGTAGTCCGCGAGCAGGTCGGTGCCCAGGCGGGCTTTCAGGGCGTGCGCGCCGAAGGCCCCCAGGGCGATGCCGATAGCGGCGAGGACCGCGCCGGCCTGGGCGGTGGGAAAGGAACGCGTGGCAGGGGTCATGTCCGCAGGGTAGGGCGGGGGAGGCAGTGGGAACGTCCCGGGGTGGTGCCGGGTGGGTGAACCGTGGAGCTGCCGTTCACCCACCCCCTCCCACCCGCGCCGGAAGTGCTACTTTATGCGTCAGGGACGGCACTTCACGGTTGCCAGCCCGCTCTGCACAGCAGGCCGCTTCGCGCACTCCGGGGGAGACCGGTGGGAAAAGCGAAGGGATCTGGGGGGAAAGCGGGGGAAAAAGTGGGAATGGGTGGTAATTCGTGGTAGGGCTTGTTACACTCCGTGCAACAGCCTGAAACGGGACTCCATGCACCTTTTCAGGCTGATCAGCCTGCCCGCCCCGAACCACGCATTGTGGGACGGGGTGGGAACGCAAAGGAGTGGAGTTGCCGTTCGGAGAGTTCCCGTACACCATCGACGACAAGGGGCGTGTGGTCATGCCGCCGCCCTTCCGGGAGTTCGTCGAGGACGGGATGATTCTCACGCGCGGCATGGAAGGGTGCCTGTACGTCTTCCCGCTCGCCAGCTGGCGCCGGGTCGAGGAGCAGCTCGAGGGCCTGCCCCTCACGGACGCGGAGTCGCGTTCCTTCGTGCGCTTCTTCTACTCCGGTGCGAACAAGGCCCGGCTGGACAACCAGAGCCGGGTGTCCATCCCGCAGACGTTGCGCGCCTTCGCCCAGCTCGACGGCGACGTGATCGTGGCGGGCGCTCCGGGCCGGCTGGAACTGTGGAGTCCGGCCCGCTGGGAAGCCGCCATCAGCGCCGTGCAGGACAACCCGCCCAAACCCGACCTCCTGAGCAACTTCGTGGCGTGACCATGACCGATTCCATGACCGATTTCCCCCTGACCCATACGCCGGTGCTGGCTGCCGAGGTGCTCGACGCGCTCGCCCCCGCGCCCGGCAAGGTATACGTGGACGGCACGCTGGGCGGCGCCGGACACACCGGGCTGCTGCTGGACGCCGGCGCGGCCGTGTACGGCATCGACCAGGATCCCTACGCGCTCGAGCGCGCCCGCGCGGCTGACCGGCCCGGCCTGACCGTGCTGGAGGGCAACTACCGCGACATGCCGCAGCTGCTCGCCGGGGCCGGCGTGACTGCGGTGGACGGCGTGCTGCTCGATATCGGCGTCAGTTCCTTCCAGCTCGACGACACGCAGCGCGGCTTCTCGTACCACTCGGACGCGCCGCTGGACATGCGCATGAGCCAGTCCGGCGAGAGCGCCGCCGACGTGGTGAACACCTACCCCGAGGAGGAGATCGCCGCGATCCTGTACGAGTACGGCGAGGAGCGCCACTCGCGCCGCCTCGCGCGCGGCATCGTGTATGCCCGCGAGCGCGCGCCCATCGAGACGACCGTGCAGCTCGCAGACATCATCAAGCGCTCGTACCCTGGGCATTCCAAGGGTATCCACCCGGCGCGGCGCTCGTTCCAGGCGCTGCGCATCCACGTGAACGACGAACTCGGCGCGCTGCGGGACGGCCTGGCCGGTGCCGAGGCGCTGCTACGGCCTGGCGGTCGCGTGGCGGTCATCTCGTTCCACTCGCTCGAAGACCGCATCGTGAAGCGCTTCCTGCAGGCCAGCGGGTCGCTGCGGCCGCTGACCAAGCGCCCGGTCGTGGCGACCGAGGCCGAGCAGGCCGACAACCCGCGCGCCCGCAGCGCCAAACTCCGCGCCGCCGAGAAACGGGCCGCCGGGGAGGACGCGTGACCCGCCTGCGCCGGCCGGGCCTGCCCACGCTGGACACCAGCGCCGCCACGTGGCGCGGCCGGGCGCTGCGTTATCTGCTGATCTACCTGCTGCTGCTCGTGGCCCTCGTGGCCGTGCGGTATCTCACGAAGGACGTGCGCACGACCCTCAAGACCGTGACGGACCGTGAGGCCCGCCTGACTGCCGAACGGTCCACCCTGGCGGTCGAGGTGCAGTCGCTGTCGAATGGGCAGCGGGTCCGCGAGTGGGCCTTCGCGAACGGCATGCACCGCTTCGCGGAGGCCGAGAAGGTCACCCAGCCCATTCCCACGCCGAAGCCCGCTGCGGTTCCCGCCGCCGTCCCGTCACCACGCCGCACCGTGGAGGTCAGAACCCAGTGGAAGTGAAGATCAGACGACGTTCCGTGCTCATGCAGGTCATCGCGACCGTGCTGTTCCTCAGCCTGGTGGTGGCCTACGCGCAGCTCGAGTGGGGCACGCCGCAGGGCGTGAAGGCGGTGCCGGTGCAGGCGCGCGGCAGCATCTTCAGCGCGGATGGCAAGGTCCTGGCCCGCAGCGTGAGCAGCGGCCGCGTGTACCCGCAGGGTCCGCTGGCCGGGCAGGTGCTCGGCATGATGGGCGCCACCGAGGGCCTCGAGGGCCTGGAGTACGCCTTCAACCACGAACTCGCGGCCGGGCAGGACGTCAACCTGACGCTGGACAGCGGCATTCAGACGGCAGCCGAGGCGGCGCTTGCGCGGGCCGTTCCGGAACACCAGGCGGAATACGGCTCGGTCGTGGTGATGGAGACGCAGACCGGGAAGGTGCTCGCCGCCGCGAGCTACCCGCCGTTCGATCCCAACCGGTGGCGCGATTACCCGGCCAGCGCGCGCCGCAACCGGCCGTTCCTGGACGTCTTCGAGCCGGGTTCGACCATCAAGGGACTGGTCGTGGCAGCGGCGCTGAACGAGGGCCTGACCACGCCCGAGACGACGTACAGCACGCCCATGCGCCGGCACGTGGGGGGCCGCTGGGGCAGCGTGATCAACGACGCGGTGGCGCACCCGCCCACCCTGACCACCCAGGGCATCCTGCGGTACAGCAGCAACGTGGGCATGAGCCACATGGTCGAGCCCTTTGCGCCGGAGCGCATGCGCGGTTACCTCACAAAGTACGGCTTCGGCACGTACGTGGACATGCCGGTCGTACCGACCGCGAAGGGCACGTTGCAGCCCCTGCGGCGCTGGGACGAACTCGTGCGCGCCACCAACGCCTTCGGGCAGGGCATGAGTTCCACCGTGCTGCAACTCGCCTCCGCGTACAACGCCCTGGCGAACGACGGCATGTACGTCTCGCCCCGGCTGGTGGCCGGCATGCCCGCGGGCACCCGGCACGAGGTGCTGCGGCCCGAGACCGCGCGCAGGACGCGGGCCATGCTGCAGAAGGTCATCGAGGAGGGCATCCCGGGCATGGCCGGAATCAAGGGCTATGAGATCGCGGGCAAGACCGGCACGGCGCAGGTCGTGGTGGACGGCCGCTACTCCGCGACCGTGTACGACAGCGTGTTCGCGGGCTTCTTCCCGGCGTCTGCTCCGCGCGTGACCGTGACGGTGATGGTTCACGGTGCCAAGGTGCACTACCACGGCGCGCAACTGGCCGCGCCTATCTTCAAGGACATCTCGACCGAGGTCCTGTCGCGCTGGGGCGCGATCCCCACGGTCAAGCCCGCGCCGCCGAAGACGCCGTAAGTTCGGCGCTCCGCCTCGGAGCGTGTTCCACCGTCTGGGCCGACAGTGATGATAGGTGAGTCCACAACATGTGAGCACGGTGAGAATCGCGGATTCGTCACATCGTCAGAGCGCGTTACCCCGGCCGTGACAGCTGCTGACTGACGGGCCAAGCGTAATGTGAATCACGCTTATGTGGGTCTTGGTCCCGAATATGAGAAGATTTGGGCGGTCAGACCCCCATTCTGTGTGCTACAGAATGAGAATCTAAATGAAAAGATGAGACAAGGTCTCATGAACACACTGCGTTCTAGACGGCAAAAAGGGGAGATCGGCCGATCAGACTCGCGGCAGGCTCCTTTTTGCATGAGTCTTAACCGGCTCTATTCTTAGAAAACTGCCATATGAGCCCCTTAGCCTCATCTTCGAAGTTGAGGGGGGGTGCGTGTTGCGCTGCCCGACACTTCGGACATCCGACCGTCCACCACGCCCCCGAGCGTGGCCCTGCAATCACAACCGACCCGAAGGAGAAGTATGGCCCATGCCGTCTTTCGCTGGCTCGCCAGCATCGCGTTGAGCCTGAGTGGCCTCGTCGCCGCTGCCACGCCCGCCCTGCCCGATTCGTCCCTTGCTGTCACCGCCGTCCAGGACGCCCTGGCCACCGCGCCGTCCGCCGCGTCCCAGACCGCTGGCGACGCCGCCCAGTTGCGTGCCGAGACCGTGGCCCGTGCCCAGAACGCCGACACCGTCGCCTACACCGCGGTGCGTGGCAAGGTCGCCATCGTCCGCGCCACCGCGTACAACAGCGTGCCCGGTCAGACCGACTCCACGCCGTTCATCACCGCGACCGGCACCCGCACGCGCCCCGGCGTGGTCGCCCTCAGCCGCGACCTGCTCCGCACGTTCCCGTACGGCACCAAGATCATGATCGAGGACCTCAGCGGCCGCTACAGCGCGCAGCTCAAGGGCCGCGTGTTCATCGTCGAGGACACCATGGCGGCCCGGAAGACGGGCAGCCTGGACATCTGGATGTCCACGCGCGGCGACGCGATGCGCTTCGGCGCCCGGCAGGTACGCATCACCGCCGTTCGCTGATCCGACCAGCTATCTAGAGCGGGTTCCCGGCCATGGGAGCCCGCTCTGCTGTTGCCCCCACGTCGTCCAGGGCACGCGCGGGCGTCTGCTATCCTCCGCTTCGCATGGCCATCCGCCCCCACGCCGAATCCCAGACGGCCCTGGCGTGGTCGCTGGCCCGCGCCCACCTGGCCCGCCGCCGCACCCAGAACGTCCTGACCATTCTGGGTATCGCGGTTGGCGTGATGGCGCTGATCGCCGCCCTGAGCCTGACGAACGGCTTTACCGGCGCGCTGGTCAACGCCACGCTGCGCGCCAGCCCGCACCTGAGCCTGACCGCCTACACGC from Deinococcus metalli includes the following:
- a CDS encoding NAD(P)(+) transhydrogenase (Re/Si-specific) subunit beta; the protein is MQTFIDLTYVVVAALFILGLKAMSSPATARRGIVWAGVGMVLATIVTFLTPGLGNIGLMLLAIVLGGGAAWYLGRVVKMTDMPQMVAVYNGMGGGAAAAIAALEFARGEVHGALPLTLAVLGSLIGSVAFSGSVVAFLKLQGVMKRAWRLPAQNTVNAALAAVVVLLGLLTVATGGTPAVLVLFYVLALLLGVVLTSPIGGADMPVVISLLNAFTGLAVGFEGYVLGIPALIIAGIVVGASGTLLTQLMARAMNRPISNIIFTPMTGEAQGGGSGVAGTMRELSALDAAAMMRYAQRVVVVPGYGMAVAGAQHKVQEMAKLLEGAGVDVRFAIHPVAGRMPGHMNVLLAEAGVPYDKIFDLEEINADFPLTDVALVIGANDVVNPVARHDKASPIYGMPILDADRAAQVIVVKRGKGAGYSGIENELFYRENTSMLYGSAQQAIADVVTNLKGMG
- a CDS encoding NAD(P) transhydrogenase subunit alpha, with protein sequence MDLFYLYIFMLAAFTGYEVIARVPVILHTPLMSGSNFVHGVVLVGAMVALGHAASPLEQAIGFFAVLLGAANAAGGYVVTERMLAMFRSDRRGAPAMPGAERVK
- a CDS encoding NAD(P) transhydrogenase subunit alpha; its protein translation is MAAVVGVMVSDDPAERRVPLVPDVARKLAGLGVQLVMQRGAAARAPYPEDDYPDVTWVDSAAEVAARADLLWVLGPPPDEVLATLRPGTVLVGLLQPYASAERIRTLQERQVTAFAMELLPRISRAQSMDVLSSQGAASGYQGALIAASLAPKFFPMLTYAAGTIRPARALVVGAGVAGLQAIATARRLGAIVEAYDVRPETREQIESLGAKFVDTGIMAAGTGGYARELTEGETAAQAAKLARAVAGSDVIVTTAAIPGRRAPVIVTAAMLAGMKPGSVVVDLAAETGGNVEGTVADQEVVIGGVRVAGPTHLPSRMPVHTSEMYAKNLLNFVAPFVRDGELSLDWQDEVLAGTALTHAGAVVNDRVRQALALA
- the truB gene encoding tRNA pseudouridine(55) synthase TruB, producing the protein MPVIAVDKPLNLTSHDVVDRVRRARRTRRVGHTGTLDPLATGVLVLAVDASTKLVQFMEADSKDYLAWVALGASTVTLDAEGPVDMTAPVPELDTDMVRAALSALTGPQQQVPPQYSAIQVGGQRAYAVARAGGALDLPARSVVIHDLDLLGVFPSVQAAPKVFSPTPDGWAPDATGRTFTLPAALGEHPTLLIRARVGSGTYLRSLARDLGAALGVPAHLAGLVRTRVGRHGLDTAVPLDAVADATGLGDLDALEYPRTEVDALTAQQLRQGKRPAHPALGRHVVTHGGALVAVVDADGHTLKVVRAWAE
- a CDS encoding pseudouridine synthase: MSERLHKRLARAGVASRRAAEAMITAGRVTVNGEVATLGQSVTEADDVRVDGQLIETQRAPARTFVLYKPVGYVTTASDEYGRRTVLDAMPAIPGLHPVGRLDRDSEGLLILTTDGDLTLTLTHPRYGHEKAYRAWTGGDHDPTADELDALVDGITLADGPARAISASPASGGAFIVLGEGRKRQVRRMLAAIGHPVTRLMRYRTGGLWLGDLDVGEYRELGPDDLADLMRPTGAGSPNWDRNWDLMRRRWG
- a CDS encoding DUF423 domain-containing protein, producing MTPATRSFPTAQAGAVLAAIGIALGAFGAHALKARLGTDLLADYETGVRYQMYAALALLALGSSGRPQRAGLWLTLGAVIFSGSLYVLALSGVRWLGAVTPIGGALLIAGFVIAALDARRA
- the mraZ gene encoding division/cell wall cluster transcriptional repressor MraZ, with the translated sequence MPFGEFPYTIDDKGRVVMPPPFREFVEDGMILTRGMEGCLYVFPLASWRRVEEQLEGLPLTDAESRSFVRFFYSGANKARLDNQSRVSIPQTLRAFAQLDGDVIVAGAPGRLELWSPARWEAAISAVQDNPPKPDLLSNFVA
- the rsmH gene encoding 16S rRNA (cytosine(1402)-N(4))-methyltransferase RsmH, with the protein product MTDSMTDFPLTHTPVLAAEVLDALAPAPGKVYVDGTLGGAGHTGLLLDAGAAVYGIDQDPYALERARAADRPGLTVLEGNYRDMPQLLAGAGVTAVDGVLLDIGVSSFQLDDTQRGFSYHSDAPLDMRMSQSGESAADVVNTYPEEEIAAILYEYGEERHSRRLARGIVYARERAPIETTVQLADIIKRSYPGHSKGIHPARRSFQALRIHVNDELGALRDGLAGAEALLRPGGRVAVISFHSLEDRIVKRFLQASGSLRPLTKRPVVATEAEQADNPRARSAKLRAAEKRAAGEDA
- a CDS encoding peptidoglycan D,D-transpeptidase FtsI family protein, which codes for MEVKIRRRSVLMQVIATVLFLSLVVAYAQLEWGTPQGVKAVPVQARGSIFSADGKVLARSVSSGRVYPQGPLAGQVLGMMGATEGLEGLEYAFNHELAAGQDVNLTLDSGIQTAAEAALARAVPEHQAEYGSVVVMETQTGKVLAAASYPPFDPNRWRDYPASARRNRPFLDVFEPGSTIKGLVVAAALNEGLTTPETTYSTPMRRHVGGRWGSVINDAVAHPPTLTTQGILRYSSNVGMSHMVEPFAPERMRGYLTKYGFGTYVDMPVVPTAKGTLQPLRRWDELVRATNAFGQGMSSTVLQLASAYNALANDGMYVSPRLVAGMPAGTRHEVLRPETARRTRAMLQKVIEEGIPGMAGIKGYEIAGKTGTAQVVVDGRYSATVYDSVFAGFFPASAPRVTVTVMVHGAKVHYHGAQLAAPIFKDISTEVLSRWGAIPTVKPAPPKTP
- a CDS encoding 3D domain-containing protein: MAHAVFRWLASIALSLSGLVAAATPALPDSSLAVTAVQDALATAPSAASQTAGDAAQLRAETVARAQNADTVAYTAVRGKVAIVRATAYNSVPGQTDSTPFITATGTRTRPGVVALSRDLLRTFPYGTKIMIEDLSGRYSAQLKGRVFIVEDTMAARKTGSLDIWMSTRGDAMRFGARQVRITAVR